CGAAACCGGGCACTACACGGAGGAGTACGTCCCCAGCTTCGTCGAAAAATGGGACTCCCTCATAGACTGGGAGAAACGAGCGGAAAGCGAAGGCAATTTCTTCATCGACCTCCTGCGAAAATGGGGGGTGCGGAGCGTACTCGATGTCGCGACAGGCACGGGCTTTCATTCCGTAGCCCTGCTTTCCGCCGGATTCGAGACCGTCAGCGCGGACGGCAGCGCGGAGATGCTGGCGCGGGCCTTCGAGAATGGTACGCAGCAGGGAGGACACATCCTGCGGGTTGTGCAAGCGGACTGGCGATGGCTCAACAGAGACGTCCACGGCGAGTACGACGCCATCGTCTGCCTCGGAAACTCCTTCACGCATCTCTTCTCGGAGCGTGACCGGCGCAAGGCTCTGGCCGAGTTCTACGCGATGCTCAAGCACGACGGAATTCTCGTACTGGACCAGCGCAATTACGACGCGATCCTGGACGATGGGTACACCAGCAAGCACCGGTACTACTACTGCGGCGAAGACGTCATCGTAGAGCCGGAGTATGTCGATGAGGGCCTGTGCCGTATGCGGTACAGCTTCCCCGACAACTCGATCTACCACCTCAACATGTTCCCGCTGCGGAAGAACTACACCCGGCGCCTCATGTCCGAGGTGGGCTTCCAGCACATCGAGACCTACGGCGACTTCCAGCACACCTATCGGGGTGAGCAGCCGGACTTCTTCGTGCACGTCGCGGAGAAGGAGTACCGGATGGAGAACGAGACACCGTACAAAGGCGCGGTCGGCACCGCCCGCAGCTACTACAACTCACCCGACGCCGACACCTTCTATGCCACGGTGTGGGGCGGCGAGGACATTCATATCGGCCTCTACGAGAGCCCCGTGGAGCCCATCGCGACCGCCAGCCGGCGGACCGTCGAGCGGATGGCGTCGAAGCTGGAGTTGACCCGGGATTCGGTGGTGCTCGATCTCGGTTCCGGGTTCGGCGGTTCCGCGCGGTACCTGGCGCAGACGTACGGCTGCCGGGTCCTTGCCCTCAACCTCAGCGAGGTGGAGAACCAGCGCCACAAGGAGCGCAACTCGGCCCGCGGACTCACCGACAGGATCGAGGTCGTCGACGGGTCCTTCGAGGACATCCCCTACCCGGACGACCAGGTCGACGTCGTCTGGTCCCAGGACGCCTTCCTGCACAGCGGCAACCGGGTCCAGGTCCTCGAAGAGATCGCGCGGGTACTGCGGCCCGGCGGCCACCTCATCTTCACCGACCCCATGGCGGCCGCGGACGGCGCCTGCACCGACGTGCTGCAGCCGATCCTCGACCGAATCCACCTGGACGACATGGGCTCGCCCGGCTTCTACACGCGCGAGCTCGCCCGGCTCGGGTTCACCGCCGTCGACGGTGGTTTCGAAGAGCACCGCGAACAACTGGTGAACCATTACACGCGTGTCCTCGAGGAGACCGAACGCCAAGAAGCCGAAGGGCTGGCCAGGAAGATCAGCCACGACTACCTCGCCCAGATGAAGAAGGGACTCGGCCACTGGATCAACGGTGGCAGCGAGGCTCACCTCACTTGGGGAATCTTCCATTTCAGGCTCGGCGGCAACGGCTGAGCCCGAGCCGGCCGGACAACTGAACGGTCCTTCTCTCGACCGTCGTCTGTCGCCGATGCCCGAACGCGGGGTCGGTGACAGGCCGGCGGCAGAAGTCCGTCGGCCATGGACCAGAACGGTTCGCCCCCATGGACGTGCCCGATCGGTAGCCGCCCAGCGGCGGACCGAGTACTCGTACTCCAGCCCTAGATCGCTGGTGCGGCGTCCGGCCGACCGCGCCTACGGGTGCGTGTCCGTGATCGCGATGACCTCGTCGAGGCGAGCCAGGGCAGCCCGCAGGTCGTCGATCTTGGCTTGGACGCGGTCGCGCTCGGCGCGCAGCATGGTTCGTTGCTCGGCGTCGGTGTGTCCGGAGTCCCAGCACGGAAGGAGTTCCGTGATCCGTCGGCTGGTCAGGCCGGCGGCGAACATCTGCTGGAAGAAGCGGACCCGGGCGATGGCGTCCTGCCGGTAGAGGCGCTGGCCGGATGGGCTGCGCTCCGCGATGAGCAGCCCCTGCTGCTCGTAGTAGCGCACGGCGCGCACCGAGACGCCGGCAC
This Streptomyces sp. NBC_01283 DNA region includes the following protein-coding sequences:
- a CDS encoding MerR family transcriptional regulator: MTVTEAAAERLIRIGEVARGAGVSVRAVRYYEQQGLLIAERSPSGQRLYRQDAIARVRFFQQMFAAGLTSRRITELLPCWDSGHTDAEQRTMLRAERDRVQAKIDDLRAALARLDEVIAITDTHP
- a CDS encoding methyltransferase domain-containing protein, with amino-acid sequence MQPAQEFGDNPVEVRETGHYTEEYVPSFVEKWDSLIDWEKRAESEGNFFIDLLRKWGVRSVLDVATGTGFHSVALLSAGFETVSADGSAEMLARAFENGTQQGGHILRVVQADWRWLNRDVHGEYDAIVCLGNSFTHLFSERDRRKALAEFYAMLKHDGILVLDQRNYDAILDDGYTSKHRYYYCGEDVIVEPEYVDEGLCRMRYSFPDNSIYHLNMFPLRKNYTRRLMSEVGFQHIETYGDFQHTYRGEQPDFFVHVAEKEYRMENETPYKGAVGTARSYYNSPDADTFYATVWGGEDIHIGLYESPVEPIATASRRTVERMASKLELTRDSVVLDLGSGFGGSARYLAQTYGCRVLALNLSEVENQRHKERNSARGLTDRIEVVDGSFEDIPYPDDQVDVVWSQDAFLHSGNRVQVLEEIARVLRPGGHLIFTDPMAAADGACTDVLQPILDRIHLDDMGSPGFYTRELARLGFTAVDGGFEEHREQLVNHYTRVLEETERQEAEGLARKISHDYLAQMKKGLGHWINGGSEAHLTWGIFHFRLGGNG